The Thermoleophilaceae bacterium DNA segment CGAAATTCCTTGTCGGGTAAGTTCCGACCTGCACGAATGGCGTAACGACTTGGGCGCTGTCTCAACGAGGGGCTCGGTGAAATTGCAGTCTCGGTGAAGATGCCGAGTACCCGCGGCCAGACGGAAAGACCCCGTGAACCTTTACTACAACCTGATATTGGAGTCTGAGGCATCTCGCTCAGGATAGGTGGGAGGCTACGAAGCAGCGGCTGCGGCTGTTGTGGAGCCACCCTTGAGATACCACCCTTGGTGTCTCGGGCTTCTAACTCGCCGCCATGAATCTGGGGCGGAGACAGTGTCAGGTGGGTAGTTTGACTGGGGCGGTCGCCTCCCAAAGTGTAACGGAGGCGCGCAAAGGTTCCCTCAGCACGGTTGGAAATCGTGCGCAGAGTGTAAAGGCAATAAGGGAGCTTGACTGCGAGACTGACAAGTCGAGCAGGTGCGAAAGCAGGCCTTAGTGATCCGGCGGTAGCATGTGGAAGCGCCGTCGCTCAACGGATAAAAGGTACTCCGGGGATAACAGGCTCATCGGGCCCAAGAGTCCACATCGACGGCCCGGTTTGGCACCTCGATGTCGGCTCGTCGCATCCTGGGGCTGAAGTAGGTCCCAAGGGTTGGGCTGTTCGCCCATTAAAGCGGTACGCGAGCTGGGTTCAGAACGTCGTGAGACAGTTCGGTCCCTATCTGCCGTGGGCGTTGGAGAATTGAGAGGAGTCGTCCCTAGTACGAGAGGACCGGGATGAACAGACCTCTGGTGTACCTGTTGTCCTGCCAAGGGCATCGCAGGTTAGCTACGTCTGGATCGGATAACCGCTGAAGGCATCTAAGCGGGAAGCCGGCCTCGAGATGAGTTCTCCCATCCCCTTGAGGGAGTAAGGGCCCTGGAAGACCACCAGGTGATAGGCCGGATGTGTAAGCGCAGCAATGCGCTCAGCAAACCGGTACTAATGCTCCGAGGGCTTGACGGATTCTTTGATACCCGCGAACTTCGCGGCCAACTGTGCGGTTTTGAAGGCCCGGCGCAGAGCGCCGGTCTCGACCACTTTCGGTGGTCATAGCGAGGGGGAAACACCTCTTCCCATTCCGAACAGAGCAGTTAAGCCCCTCAGCGCCGATGGTACTTGGCTCGCAAGGGCCTGGGAGAGTAGGTCGCCGCCGATTAGCTTCACGAGCCGCCCCGACGGGGCGGCTCGTCGCGTTCCGGGCGCGCGGCACTGGCCCGGCGGGGCCCGCAGCACTCGCCCCGGCGCGCGCCCGGCGGCCGGCTTGACTATCGTGCCGCTCCGATGTCAACGCTCGCGATTGTCCTGATCGTCATCGGCGTCGTCTTGGCGCTTCTGCTCCTGGGCGGGGCCATCGCGGCGCGCCGACGCACGGGTGGCGACTATGCCGAGCATGTGGCCCAGGCCGACCATGCGCTGGAGGCCGCCCGCGCGGCCGACCGCGGCTGGGACCGCGACGTTCTCGAGCGCACCGCGCGCGCCGCCCTCGACCAGGCGCGGCCCGGCTGGGGGTACGACGAGCTGCACCTCGTGCTCGTGGACGACCGCCCCGGCGTCGTGGACGACCGCGCCCACCTCGTGGCGATGGGGGACGGCTCGGAGGCACGGCTCGTGCTCACCCGTGAGGCCGGCGGCGAGTGGGTCGTGGAGGGCGTGGAGTAGCCGGCGCGGTGAGCCATGAGCGTCGCGGCCACACCCGTCCTCTGGCACATCGAGATCTCGCACTACAACGAGAAGGCGCGCTGGGCGCTGGACTGGAAGGGCGTGGAGCACGTCCGCAAGGCGCCGCAGCCGGGATTGCACCCGCTGCGGGCCCGGCGCCTGACCGGTGGCGCCACGCTGCCCGTGCTCGAGCTTGACGGCCGTGCGATAGGCGATTCCACGCGGATCATCGCGGAGCTCGAGGCGCGCTTCCCGGATCCGCCGCTGTATCCGGCCGAGACGACGGATCGCCGGCGAGCGCTGGAGATCGAGGACTTCTTCGACGAGCAGGTGGCGCCGGATGTGCGGCGGCTGGTGTTCTTCCACGTGCTGAGCTCGCCGGGCGCCGCCGGCTCGATGGCCGAGCTCAGCCGGGCCGGCCCCCTGAAGGCGCGCGGGCTGCGGCTGGCGCTGCCGCTCGTCCGCCGGGATGTGAAGGCCCGCTACGGGGTGAGCGCCGAGGGTGCCGAGACCGCGCTCACCAAGATCCGGGCGGGGCTTGCGCGGATCGAGGATGACCTCCAGCCTGGCGGCCACCTCGTGGGCGATGGCTTCTCGGTGGCCGACCTGACGGCCGCGGCCATCCTCGCGCCGCTGGCGCGGCCGCGGGAGTACCCCTACCCGTTCCCGACGGTGCCGCCGTCGGTCCACGAGATCCGGGAGTCGCTCGAGGGCCGTGCCCTGGAATGGGTGCGCGAGACCTACGCCCGCCACCGGCCGCCCTCCGCCGAGGTCGGCAGCTAGAGCTAGCACCGCCGGTCAGGCTGGGCACACGCCGGCGGCGCCGGTATGCGAACGCGCACGCGGGAGCACGGTGCCGGGCCGGCGCGCCGGCCAGTCCCAGCCGCACGACACGGGCGCCCGCGGCTCTACGTCGACCTCCTCGACGCCGAACTCGCCGAGCGTGGCGAACTCCACGGCGACGTCGAGGCTCCGTACGAGCCGGCGGCGCAGCGGGCGAGAGGGGGGTGAGGCGAATGAGAGCGGGCCCGGGAACATGTGTTCGCAAGGCTAGGGAGCGCGTCAGACGGAAGCGGCCCAGGGCTGCAAGATCGCTTGCAGTGGGCCGGGGGCTCAGCGCGTGCGCAGCGTGACCGTGCGCGAGGTGCCGCCCACGGTGCCGTCCGTGTAGCGGTAGCGGTACTGGCCGCTGCGGGCGCGGACGGACCTGCGGAAGTACCCGCGCGAGTTGGTGCGCACCTCGGCGAGCCGGCGGAACGCACCGCGCCTGGCGCTGCGGTACTCGATGACCACCTGGTGGCGGCCGCCCGGGCGCGCGTGACCCCAGAGGCTCACACGGCGGCCGCGCCGCGGCCGCGTGGTGGACGGCACGAGCGGATGGGCGAAGGAGCGGAAGGCCGGCTTGGGCCGCTGGTCGCGGAACAGCAGGCCGCTCTGGAACTCGTTGAATGCGTCCGCGCCCTGACCGACGGCGCCGTCGGTCAGCCGGAACTGGTTGATGCCCCGCACGCGCGGGGTGCGCCAGGCGGTGAACGCCGCGTCCTGGATCCAGCGGTTCTGGCGCGACAGCGGGATGCCGGCGAAGGGGTCCGGCGGATCGGTCTGGTAGCCGAACTCCGTGTAGTAGACGTCGAGGCGGCGGCCCGACGACGCGCGGATGGCCCGCCGGCGGGTGAGGCCGTCGAGCGTGCGCAGCAGCCGCCGCCAGTCGCCTATGGCGGCGTCGTCACGTCGTGGCGAGCGCGAGCGCGGCGAGCGGAACAGCTGGTAGGGGTGGTGGCCGATGGCGTCGGCGGGGACCGGCTCGAAGCCGCGGCAGCGCCCCGAGCGCACGTTGCGGAAGCGCGTGCTCACACAGCCCATCTCGCGCAGGAACTTGAGCGGCCGGATGGGCCGGGTGGTGCCGCGGTCGTCGCGGCCGCTGGGCGCGAGCTCGCCGATGAGCACGAGCGAGTCCGGTGCCGCGGCCTTGATGACCGGGTAGGCAGCCTGCACGAGCTCGCGGTAGAGGTGGGGGGAGACGGAGCCGCGGCGATCGCTCTGGGGCTGCAGCCAGGCGCCCTGATTGGGCTCGTTGTAGATGCCGAAGTGGTCCACGAAGGCCCCGTAGCGAGCGGCGACGGCGAACGCGAAGGCGGCGTACTCGGCCGGCTTGGGGCGCCAGACGTCGTTGCGCCTGCTGGGCTGCTCGGAGGCCCAGTACGGGAACGGGCTCGAGATCGAGATCATCACCGTCAGACCGTGCTCCGCGGCGGAGGAGACCACGGCGTCGAGCTGGCCCCAGTTGTATCCGGCGGCCGTGTGGTCGGCGCCGTCGAAGCCGCTCGGCTTGCGCCTCGACGTGGGGCGCGGGGCGATCTGGTTCCAGAAGGCCGACACGCGCACGCGATCCACGCCGAGGGCGCGGAAGATGGTCATCGACGCGTCGACGTTCGCGCGCGAGTTCCCGAGCAGGAGCTGGTCGTCCATGATCGAGACCTCGAGGTCGCGCGCGGCGTGGGCCGGAGCGGCCGCGCCGAGGAGCGCGGCGAGCGCGAGCAGCGCCGCGAGCGTGCGCCTTGGAGCGTGGAGTCTGGGCATGCGGACGGGTTCAGCCATCGGGCGCCTCTACAACCCGCGGCGGCTACTGAAGGTTTCGGCGCTACAGAGGCAAACTTGAGCGCTGTCGGCGCCGGTAGGCTCCACCCTCGTGAGCCCGCCATTCTCCCACCGGCTGCGCGCACGCTACTCGGAGTGCGACATGCAGGGGGCGGTGTTCAACGCCCACTACCTGAGCTACTTCGACGTGGCCATCACCGAGCTCTGGCGTGAGGCCTACGGGCCCTGGGAGGAGCTGACGGCGAGCGGCGTCGACATGGTCGTGGCGGAGGCCAACGTCCGCTACCGCTCACCGCTGCGCTTCGACGACGAGTTCGACGTCGAGGTGGTGGTGGAGAAGATCGGCACCACGGCGATCACCACCCGCCTGACGATCGTCCGCGCCGGCGAGCGCCTCACCGAAGGCCGCCTGCGCCACGTCGTCATCGACATCGCGTCCAGGGACAAGACCGCCATCCCCGATGACCTGCGCCGTGCGATCGAGGCCTACGCGGCGGAGCCCGCGCGGTGATCCACCTCCGGATCGTCGCCCCGGCCCACAGCTCCCACCAGGCCCTCGAGCTGCTCAAGCGCAGCGAGTCGGTGATCAACGTCGTGCACCTGCACCGCGCGGCCGCCAAGCCCGAGGGCGACGTGATCCTCTGCGACGTCGTGCGCGAGGACGTGAGCATCATCCTCAGCGACCTGCGCGAGCTCGAGATCCACAAGCAGGGCTCGATCGCGATGGAGGTGATCGACCTCGAGCTGTCCGAGCGCGCGGAGGAGGCGGAGAAGGCCGCGCCGGGCGCGCCGTCCGACGCCGTCATCTGGGAGGAGGTCGAGGCGCGCACCTCGGAGGAGACCGAGCTGTCCGGCACATTCGTGGCGTTCATGACGCTCGCGATGCTGATCGCGATGGTGGGCATCATGCTCGACTCCACCATCCTCATCATCGGGGCCATGGTGGTGGGCCCCGAGTTCGGGCCGATCGCGGGGTTCTGCGTCGCGGTGGTGCAGCGACGCGGCCCACTGGCGCGGCGCTCGCTCAAGGCACTCGCGGTGGGGTTCCCGATCGGGATTCTCGTGACCTTCTGCGTCACGCTCGTGCTCAAGTGGCTGGGCCTGCCGCCGGAGTCCTTCGAGGAGGGCGAGCAGCGCTTCACGCAGTTCATCGCCCATCCCGACTTCTTCTCCTTCCTCGTGGCGTTCCTGGCGGGCACCGCCGGGGTGCTCTCGCTGACCTCCGCGAAGTCCGGCGCGCTCGTGGGCGTCCTGATCTCCGTCACCACCATCCCCGCGGCGGCCAACATCGGCGTGGCGGCGGCGTACACGGACTGGAACGAGTTCGGTGGCGCCGTGACCCAGCTCGCCGTGAACCTCGGCATGATCGGGCTCGCCGGCATCGGCACGCTGGCGCTGCAGCGCCGCCTGTACGTGCGCAGGCGGCGTCGCCACCTGCTCGGCCCGGAGCGCCAGGCGGCCGGGCTGCCCTACGCGCGCAGCGCGCGGGGATCGATGGTGGTGGACGTGAGCCGGTTCCGGAAGAAGCCGTAGGCCCGCGGGCTAAACGGTCGAGCCGAGGGAGGACCAGATGTCGATCTTGGTCCGCACCCGCCCGATCACCTCGTCCGTGAACTCGGTGGTGGTCGCGTGGCCGCCGAGGTCCGGGGTGCGCACGCCGGTGGCGGTGGCCTCGAGCACGGACTCGTAGATCGCCCGGGACGCCAGGTCCGCCTCGGGGACGCCGCTCTCCGCGACGTAGTGGAGCAGCGCGGCGCCCGCCATGATCATCGCCATCGGATTGGCGATGTCCTTGCCCAGCAGCGCGGGCGCCGTGCCGTGCGGCGCCTCGGCCATCACGGTGCGCGGCTCGTGGTCCTCGTCGAAGGAGAGCAGGACCGACTCCGCCCCGGCGATCGAGCCGAACAGCGGCAGCACGAAGTCCGAGAGGCAGTCCCCGTCGCGGTTGAGCGCCGGGATGACGAGCGGGGCGTCGGCGGCGCCGCTCACCAGACCGGCGTACGTGGCGTCGATCAGGACGGGCTGATAGGGCACCTCGGGGTTGCGCTCCGCGGCGGCGTCGAGCTCCTCCTTGAGCATGCCCTCGTACACGGGGCTCACCGTCCACTTGGGCCCGCCGTACACGCGCCCGTGGATCTTCCTCGCGGTGCGGAAGCTGTACTCGGCCACGGCGTGGCACACGGAGCGGCTGACAACCTCGGTGCGGAAGGCCAGCTCGTCGCCGTCGCGCTCCTCCCGCCCCTCCTCGGCGCCGTAGGCGTCGCCCACCGCCATCCGGACGACCGCGATCGGGTAGTGCACGCCCGCCACCGGCGTGACGCCCGGGATGCGGCGGCCGGTTCGGATGATGACCTTGCCGTCCACCGCCTCGCGCAGGATGCGGTTGGGGCTGCCAACGTCGTCCTTGCCCTCGGGCGTGATCGTGGGCGCCTTGAGGCTGAAGCGCGCGTCGCGCATTGCCTTGGCGGCGGCCAGCACCACGTCATTGCCGGTGCGGCGGCGGTTGTCGAGCGCGAGGTCGAAGCGCTCGATCGAGACGTCCACCCTGCACACGCCGGGGTCGAGCACGCGCAGCGCCTGCTCCAGCAGCTCCTGCCCGGTCTCGTCTCCTTCCAGGACAATGATCCGGACGCCCATGCAGCCTGACTCTAACGATGGATGCAGCTGGTGCAGCCGCGGCCTGGACCCGGCCGACTGCTGGCTGCTGGCCGACCCCGCCGGCGGCCGCGCGGCCGCGTTCTGCCGCCTCGAGCACATCGTGCCGTGGGTCATTCGCGGACCCCGGTGGAGCCCGGGCGCGCCGGATCTGCCCGAGCACCCGGATGCCCGGCTCGTGCTGGTGCGCCGGCGCGGCGCCCACGCGATCGCCGAGGGCTTCGCCTCGGTGGGCGATCTGGCGGACTGGGCCAAGGCGGGCGGGCCGTGGGCGGCGTAGGGGTGGCGGATGCGCCGCGTATCCGTCAGAGTGACCGGCGCAGGATGCGGCGTACCGTGAGGGAGGGGAACCGGGCGGCATGGATCCGCTGCTAGTGCTGTTCGGCCTCGGCGTGGGGGCGCTCATCGGCGCCACCGGCGTGGGTGGCGGCTCCGTGATGACCCCGCTGCTCATCCTCGCCTTCGGGACCACGCCCACCGTGGCGGTGGGCACCGACCTCGCCTACGGCGCGGTGACGAAGACCCTGGGCGGCTGGCGCCACCTGCGCATGGGCACGGTGGACACGCGCCTGTCGCTGTGGCTGGCCGCCGGCAGCGTGCCGGGCGCGCTGGGCGGCATCGCCACGCTCGAGTGGCTGCACGGGGCGCACGGGGACGCCTTCGACGACGCCCTGCTGATGGCCATCGGCGTGGCCGTGCTCGTCACCGGGATCGTCGTGCTCGGCCGCACGCTGTTCATGCCGGGCGCGCGCGACTCCGAGCGCGACGAGGCCGACCTGGCGGGCAGGCGCGGGCTCGGCGCTGCGGCGCTCGGGCTGGTGATCGGCTTCGTGATCGGCGCGACCTCGGTGGGCAGCGGCGCGCTCATCGCCGTCGGGCTGATCCTGCTCTTCCGGCTGACGCCCCGCCGCGTCGTGGGCACTGACGTCTTCCACGCCGCCATACTGCTGTGGGTGGCCGCCCTGGCCCATCTCGCGAGCGGCAACGTCGACCTCCTTCTCGGGCTGAACATCCTGCTCGGCTCGCTGCCGGGGGTCTGGCTCGGCACGCACGTCTCGGCGCGCCTCCCCGAGGCGGGGCTGCGGCTTGCGCTGGGCGTGGTGCTGCTCGGCGCCGGAATCGCGGTGTTCGCCAAGGCGGGCTCCCAGGTCCCGGTGGCCGTGCTCGTGGGCGCCGGTGCCGCGCTGGCGGCCGGGGGATGGGCCGCCCGCTCCCACCGGAGCCGCCGCCAGGTGGTGCGGGCGTCGTGACGGACGGATTCCAGTCCACGGGGAAGCCTGCCGCCACCGCCACCGCAGCCGCCACGGGCCGTTCCGACCTGCTGCGCCTGGCCACCGCGGGCTCGGTGGACGACGGCAAGTCCACGCTCATCGGCCGCCTGCTCTTCGACACGAAGCAGATCCTGGCCGACCAGATGGAGGCGATCGAGCGTGCCAGCCGCGAGCGCGGGGACAGCTACCTCGACCTCGGCCTGCTCACCGACGGGCTGCGCGCGGAGCGCGAGCAGGGCATCACGATCGACGTGGCCTACCGCTACTTCCAGACGCCGCGGCGCAAGTTCATCATCGCCGACACCCCGGGTCACGTGCAGTACACGCGCAACATGGTCACGGGCGTCTCCACGGCCGACCTGTCGCTCGTCCTCATCGATGCCCGCAACGGGGTGCTGCAGCAGTCGCGCCGCCACGCATTCATCTCCTCGCTGCTCGGCGTGCCGCACCTCGTGGTGTGCGTGAACAAGATGGACCTGGCGGGCTTCGACGAGGAGCGCTTCGAGGAGATCTGCGACGAGTTCCGATCCTTCGCCACGAAGCTCGAGGTCCACGACATGACGTTCATCCCGATCTCGGCGCTGCACGGGGACAACGTGGTCCAGCGCTCCGAGCGTATGGGCTGGTACGAGGGGCCGCCGCTGCTCTACCACCTCGAGCACGTCCAGATCGCATCGGACCGCAACCTCATCGACGTCCGCTTTCCGGTGCAGTGGGTCATCCGCCCGCAGGCCGAAGCGCACCACGACTACCGCGGCTACGCCGGGCAGGTGGCGGCCGGGGTGCTGAAGGCCGGCGACGAGGTGGTGGTGCTGCCGGCGGAGCGCCACACCCGTATCGCCCGCATCGACTCCTACGACGGCCCGGTGGCCGAGGCCTTCCCGCCGATGTCGGCCACCGTGCTGCTGGAGGACGACCTCGACGTCTCGCGCGGCGACCTCATCTGCCGGCCGCACAACCGCCCGCAGGTGGCGCGCGAGGTGGACGCCATGGTGTGCTGGATGAGCAACGCTCCGCTCGTGCCGGGCGGCCGCTACGTGCTCAAGCACACCACTCGCAGCGTGGCGGCGCGCGTGGAGCACCTGACCTACCGCGTGGACGTGGACACCCTGCACCGCGACGAGGCCGCGCGGACGCTGGAGCTCAACGACATCGGGCGGGTCACGCTGCGCACGGGCGCGCCCGTGTTCATCGACGACTACCGGCGCAGCCGCGCCACCGGCAGCTTCATCCTGGTGGACGAGGCCTCCAACGACACGGTGGGCGCGGGCATCGTGCTGGCATCGGGGTTCGGCACCCACGCGCACGACACCACCAGCACGAACGTGGTCTGGCAGCGCGGGCAGGTGCCGCGCGAGCGCCGCTGGGACATCGTCTCCCAGCGCGGCGCCACGGTCTGGCTCACCGGCCTTTCTGGGGCGGGCAAGTCCACGATCGCCGCCGCGCTCGAGGAGCGGCTGGTGGCGGCGGGCCGCCTGGCCTACGTGCTCGACGGGGACAACCTCCGCCA contains these protein-coding regions:
- a CDS encoding glutathione S-transferase family protein, which codes for MSVAATPVLWHIEISHYNEKARWALDWKGVEHVRKAPQPGLHPLRARRLTGGATLPVLELDGRAIGDSTRIIAELEARFPDPPLYPAETTDRRRALEIEDFFDEQVAPDVRRLVFFHVLSSPGAAGSMAELSRAGPLKARGLRLALPLVRRDVKARYGVSAEGAETALTKIRAGLARIEDDLQPGGHLVGDGFSVADLTAAAILAPLARPREYPYPFPTVPPSVHEIRESLEGRALEWVRETYARHRPPSAEVGS
- a CDS encoding cellulase family glycosylhydrolase produces the protein MAEPVRMPRLHAPRRTLAALLALAALLGAAAPAHAARDLEVSIMDDQLLLGNSRANVDASMTIFRALGVDRVRVSAFWNQIAPRPTSRRKPSGFDGADHTAAGYNWGQLDAVVSSAAEHGLTVMISISSPFPYWASEQPSRRNDVWRPKPAEYAAFAFAVAARYGAFVDHFGIYNEPNQGAWLQPQSDRRGSVSPHLYRELVQAAYPVIKAAAPDSLVLIGELAPSGRDDRGTTRPIRPLKFLREMGCVSTRFRNVRSGRCRGFEPVPADAIGHHPYQLFRSPRSRSPRRDDAAIGDWRRLLRTLDGLTRRRAIRASSGRRLDVYYTEFGYQTDPPDPFAGIPLSRQNRWIQDAAFTAWRTPRVRGINQFRLTDGAVGQGADAFNEFQSGLLFRDQRPKPAFRSFAHPLVPSTTRPRRGRRVSLWGHARPGGRHQVVIEYRSARRGAFRRLAEVRTNSRGYFRRSVRARSGQYRYRYTDGTVGGTSRTVTLRTR
- a CDS encoding thioesterase family protein translates to MSPPFSHRLRARYSECDMQGAVFNAHYLSYFDVAITELWREAYGPWEELTASGVDMVVAEANVRYRSPLRFDDEFDVEVVVEKIGTTAITTRLTIVRAGERLTEGRLRHVVIDIASRDKTAIPDDLRRAIEAYAAEPAR
- a CDS encoding DUF389 domain-containing protein, with translation MIHLRIVAPAHSSHQALELLKRSESVINVVHLHRAAAKPEGDVILCDVVREDVSIILSDLRELEIHKQGSIAMEVIDLELSERAEEAEKAAPGAPSDAVIWEEVEARTSEETELSGTFVAFMTLAMLIAMVGIMLDSTILIIGAMVVGPEFGPIAGFCVAVVQRRGPLARRSLKALAVGFPIGILVTFCVTLVLKWLGLPPESFEEGEQRFTQFIAHPDFFSFLVAFLAGTAGVLSLTSAKSGALVGVLISVTTIPAAANIGVAAAYTDWNEFGGAVTQLAVNLGMIGLAGIGTLALQRRLYVRRRRRHLLGPERQAAGLPYARSARGSMVVDVSRFRKKP
- a CDS encoding isocitrate/isopropylmalate family dehydrogenase, with protein sequence MGVRIIVLEGDETGQELLEQALRVLDPGVCRVDVSIERFDLALDNRRRTGNDVVLAAAKAMRDARFSLKAPTITPEGKDDVGSPNRILREAVDGKVIIRTGRRIPGVTPVAGVHYPIAVVRMAVGDAYGAEEGREERDGDELAFRTEVVSRSVCHAVAEYSFRTARKIHGRVYGGPKWTVSPVYEGMLKEELDAAAERNPEVPYQPVLIDATYAGLVSGAADAPLVIPALNRDGDCLSDFVLPLFGSIAGAESVLLSFDEDHEPRTVMAEAPHGTAPALLGKDIANPMAMIMAGAALLHYVAESGVPEADLASRAIYESVLEATATGVRTPDLGGHATTTEFTDEVIGRVRTKIDIWSSLGSTV
- a CDS encoding sulfite exporter TauE/SafE family protein, with amino-acid sequence MDPLLVLFGLGVGALIGATGVGGGSVMTPLLILAFGTTPTVAVGTDLAYGAVTKTLGGWRHLRMGTVDTRLSLWLAAGSVPGALGGIATLEWLHGAHGDAFDDALLMAIGVAVLVTGIVVLGRTLFMPGARDSERDEADLAGRRGLGAAALGLVIGFVIGATSVGSGALIAVGLILLFRLTPRRVVGTDVFHAAILLWVAALAHLASGNVDLLLGLNILLGSLPGVWLGTHVSARLPEAGLRLALGVVLLGAGIAVFAKAGSQVPVAVLVGAGAALAAGGWAARSHRSRRQVVRAS
- the cysC gene encoding adenylyl-sulfate kinase codes for the protein MTDGFQSTGKPAATATAAATGRSDLLRLATAGSVDDGKSTLIGRLLFDTKQILADQMEAIERASRERGDSYLDLGLLTDGLRAEREQGITIDVAYRYFQTPRRKFIIADTPGHVQYTRNMVTGVSTADLSLVLIDARNGVLQQSRRHAFISSLLGVPHLVVCVNKMDLAGFDEERFEEICDEFRSFATKLEVHDMTFIPISALHGDNVVQRSERMGWYEGPPLLYHLEHVQIASDRNLIDVRFPVQWVIRPQAEAHHDYRGYAGQVAAGVLKAGDEVVVLPAERHTRIARIDSYDGPVAEAFPPMSATVLLEDDLDVSRGDLICRPHNRPQVAREVDAMVCWMSNAPLVPGGRYVLKHTTRSVAARVEHLTYRVDVDTLHRDEAARTLELNDIGRVTLRTGAPVFIDDYRRSRATGSFILVDEASNDTVGAGIVLASGFGTHAHDTTSTNVVWQRGQVPRERRWDIVSQRGATVWLTGLSGAGKSTIAAALEERLVAAGRLAYVLDGDNLRHGLNGDLGFDAAARAENVRRTAEVARLLSDAGAIVIVSLISPYAADRARARVVHEEAGIEFVEAFVDTPLEECERRDPKGLYAKARRGEIRGFTGVDDPYEPPEDPAIRLCTTDMPVGDEVTRLVALLSSLGICPDPATGS